A section of the Salminus brasiliensis chromosome 10, fSalBra1.hap2, whole genome shotgun sequence genome encodes:
- the LOC140564734 gene encoding D-aspartate oxidase-like, producing the protein MSAVKVAVVGAGVIGLSTAVCVAEALPYCSVTILSEKFSPDTTSDGAAGILIPEVFPDIPLERQRRWFKETFNHLLGIVGSSEAPEAGVFLSSGCYLYKDVPSDPKPYWTDHVFGFRTMTDQEMRRFPDYKFGQAFTSIKCECLRYLPWLEKRFRKAGGQIKREKVTDLQQLISSYDVIVNCSGIGSRHLVGDKGVYPVRGQIFKVYAPWLKNFIIGEDGDKMAYMYPGIDYVTVGGTRQMNDWRLEVNKGDSEGIMERCCQLEPSMRKAQVLEEWVGLRPGRRNPRVEREWLQAEERQVLLVHNYGHGGCGITLSWGTALDAVGLVRKSLHEQPPYSKL; encoded by the exons ATGTCAGCTGTGAAGGTGGCAGTTGTTGGAGCAGGTGTGATTGGTCTgtctacagcagtgtgtgtagctgaGGCTCTCCCGTACTGCTCTGTGACCATACTGTCTGAGAAGTTCTCCCCAGACACCACTAGTGATGGAGCTGCTGGGATCCTTATACCCGAGGTGTTTCCAG ACATCCCTCTGGAGCGTCAGCGGCGTTGGTTCAAGGAGACATTTAATCATCTGCTGGGAATTGTTGGATCATCTGAAGCCCCTGAAGCAGGAGTGTTCTTGAGCTCGGG ATGCTACTTGTACAAAGACGTCCCTAGTGATCCAAAACCTTACTGGACTGACCATGTATTTGGATTCCGCACCATGACAGATCAAGAGATGAGAAGATTTCCGGATTATAAATTTGGTCAAGCTTTCACTTCAATAAAATGTGAATGTCTGAGGTACCTGCCATGGCTGgagaaaag GTTCAGAAAAGCTGGTGGTCAGATTAAACGTGAGAAGGTCACTGACCTTCAGCAGCTCATCAGTAGCTATGATGTCATTGTGAACTGCTCAGGCATTGGGTCCCGTCACCTGGTGGGGGACAAGGGGGTCTACCCAGTGCGGGGGCAGATTTTTAAAGTTTATGCTCCTTGGCTGAAGAATTTTATCATAGGTGAAGATGGAGATAAAATGGCCTACATGTACCCTGGAATTGACTATGTCACTGTGGGCGGCACTCGGCAGATGAATGACTGGAGGCTGGAGGTGAATAAAGGAGACAGTGAGGGCATCATGGAGCGCTGTTGTCAGTTGGAGCCGTCCATGCGGAAGGCTCAGGTGTTGGAAGAGTGGGTAGGCCTGAGGCCTGGCAGGAGGAACCCGCGTGTGGAGAGGGAGTGGCTGCAGGCAGAGGAACGGCAGGTGCTGCTGGTGCATAACTATGGCCATGGTGGCTGTGGCATTACTTTGAGTTGGGGCACTGCACTGGATGCAGTAGGGCTGGTGAGGAAGAGTCTGCATGAGCAACCTCCATATTCAAAACTGTGA
- the LOC140564735 gene encoding D-aspartate oxidase-like has product MSAVKVAVVGAGVIGLSTAVCVAEALPYCSVTILSEKFSPDTTSDGAAGILIPEVFPDIPLERQRRWFKETFDHLLGIVESSEAPEAGVFLSSGYILLKEVPSDPKPYWSDYVFGFRTMTDREMRRFPNHKFGQSFTSIKCECLRYLPWLEKRFRKAGGQIKREKVTDLQQLISSYDVIVNCSGIGSRHLVGDKGVYPVRGQILKVYAPWLKHFLGGGDGDKRAYMYPGTDYVTVGGTLQMDDWRLEVDKGDSEGIMERCCQLEPSMRKAQALEEWVGLRPGRRNPRVEREWLQAEERQVLLVHNYGHGGCGITLSWGTALDAVGLVRKSLHEQPPYSKL; this is encoded by the exons ATGTCAGCTGTGAAGGTGGCAGTTGTTGGAGCAGGTGTGATTGGTCTgtctacagcagtgtgtgtagctgaGGCTCTCCCGTACTGCTCTGTGACCATACTGTCTGAGAAGTTCTCTCCAGACACCACTAGTGACGGAGCTGCTGGGATCCTTATACCCGAGGTGTTTCCAG ACATCCCTCTGGAGCGTCAGCGGCGTTGGTTCAAGGAGACATTTGATCATCTGCTGGGAATTGTTGAATCATCTGAAGCCCCAGAAGCAGGAGTGTTCTTGAGCTCGGG atacattttattaaaagaagTCCCTAGTGATCCAAAACCCTACTGGAGCGACTATGTGTTTGGTTTCCGCACCATGACGGATCGAGAGATGAGAAGATTCCCCAATCATAAATTTGGTCAATCTTTCACTTCAATAAAATGTGAATGTTTGAGATATCTGCCATGGCTGGAGAAAAG GTTCAGAAAAGCTGGTGGTCAGATTAAACGTGAGAAGGTCACTGACCTTCAGCAGCTCATCAGTAGCTATGATGTCATTGTGAACTGCTCAGGCATTGGGTCCCGTCACCTGGTGGGGGACAAGGGGGTCTACCCAGTGCGGGGGCAGATTCTCAAAGTTTATGCTCCTTGGCTGAAGCATTTCCTGGGAGGTGGAGATGGAGATAAAAGGGCCTACATGTACCCTGGAACTGACTATGTCACTGTGGGCGGCACTCTGCAGATGGATGACTGGAGGCTGGAGGTGGATAAAGGAGACAGTGAGGGCATCATGGAGCGCTGTTGTCAGTTGGAGCCGTCCATGCGGAAGGCTCAGGCGTTGGAAGAGTGGGTAGGCCTGAGGCCTGGCAGGAGGAACCCGCGTGTGGAGAGGGAGTGGCTGCAGGCAGAGGAACGGCAGGTGCTGCTGGTGCATAACTATGGCCATGGTGGCTGTGGCATTACTTTGAGTTGGGGCACTGCACTGGATGCAGTGGGGCTGGTGAGGAAGAGTCTGCATGAGCAACCTCCATATTCAAAACTGTGA
- the LOC140564737 gene encoding D-aspartate oxidase-like, with translation MKAVKVAVVGAGVIGLSTAVRLSEALQNSSVTILSEKFSPDTTSDGAAGILLPEVFPDIPLDRQRRWFKETFDHLQGIIESPEAPEAGVFLSSGYHIFKEVPSDPKPLWSEYVFGFRFMTDREMKRFPNHKFGQAFTSLKCECPRYLPWLEKRFRGAGGQIKREKVTDLQQLTSTYDVIVNCSGVWAHHLAGDKGVYPVRGQILKLRATWLKNFIRDGDGKTYIYPGIDYVTIGGTRQKDDWRLELDKGDSEDMMKQCSQLEPSLQKAEVLEEWVGLRPGRKNPRIESEWLQAGDRQVLLVHNYGHGGCGITLSWGSALDALELVRNGLQKKPPIEKIF, from the exons ATGAAGGCTGTGAAGGTGGCAGTTGTTGGAGCAGGTGTGATCGGATTGTCTACAGCAGTGCGTCTGTCTGAGGCTCTCCAGAATTCATCTGTGACCATACTGTCTGAGAAGTTCTCTCCAGACACCACTAGCGATGGAGCTGCTGGTATACTTCTACCTGAGGTGTTTCCAG ACATCCCTCTGGATCGACAGCGGCGTTGGTTCAAGGAAACATTTGATCATCTGCAGGGCATTATTGAATCACCTGAAGCCCCAGAAGCAGGAGTGTTCTTGAGCTCAGG ATACCACATATTTAAAGAAGTCCCTAGTGATCCAAAACCTTTGTGGTCTGAGTATGTGTTTGGGTTTCGCTTTATGACAGATCGTGAGATGAAAAGATTCCCCAATCATAAATTTGGTCAAGCTTTTACTTCATTAAAATGTGAATGTCCCAGATACCTGCCATGGCTGGAGAAAAG GTTTAGAGGAGCTGGTGGCCAAATCAAACGTGAGAAGGTGACTGACCTTCAGCAGCTCACCAGTACCTATGATGTCATTGTGAACTGCTCAGGCGTTTGGGCCCATCATCTGGCGGGGGATAAGGGGGTCTACCCAGTGCGGGGGCAGATTCTCAAGCTTCGTGCTACCTGGCTGAAGAATTTTATTCGGGATGGAGATGGAAAGACCTACATCTACCCTGGAATTGACTATGTCACTATAGGGGGCACTCGGCAGAAGGATGACTGGAGGCTGGAATTGGATAAGGGAGACAGTGAGGACATGATGAAGCAGTGCAGTCAGTTGGAGCCATCCCTGCAGAAGGCAGAAGTGTTGGAAGAGTGGGTGGGCCTGAGGCCTGGCCGGAAGAACCCACGTATAGAGAGTGAGTGGCTGCAGGCTGGGGACCGGCAAGTGTTACTGGTTCATAACTATGGCCATGGtggctgtggcattactctgAGTTGGGGCTCTGCATTGGATGCACTAGAGTTGGTGAGGAACGGTCTGCAGAAGAAACCTCCTATAGAGAAAATATTCTGA